TACAATTTAAAAAAATTACGAAACGGAAAATCACAGATCGAAATAGCAAAAAAACTCAAAATTTCCTACCAAGCCTATCAAAAACTTGAAAATCCAAGAAAATGCAATCCGACGATTAAGACTTTGGAAAAAATCAGCAATGCATTGGGTAAAGAAGTTGTAATACGATTCAAGTGACAGGGAAGCTTTTGGCGTGATACTTACTATCTGTAAACAATGGTTGTTCTATGTTGACAGCCAAAAGAAATATTTAAAAAAGGATACACAATGAATCGGGATTTTATCGGACGGTGCGGAGCTTACTGCGGGACCTGTTTGTGGAAAGAAAAAACCGGTTGTCCGGGATGTCAATTGAGCAAGGGTAAAATGTTCTGGGGAGAATGTTCTGTCGCCAAATGTTCAATAGATAAAAAAATTGAGCATTGTGGTTTCTGCCAGAATCTTCCGTGCGGCTCACTTCAAGAAGCTTTTGACAATCCGGAGCACGGCGACAACGGCGAGAGATTGGCCAACCTAAGAGCTTGGGCAAATGGTGAAGATCAATACATTGAACTTGGTACTTTCCCGGCAAAGAAAACTCCATAAGTCTGCTTCGGCTAAATGATTTTTTAGGATTTTATTCAGTCAATGACAAGCTCTCATAAATCCGGACAAATTACTTTTGATTATTCTGCTGTAGATTTAGTTGTTGAACAATTTACGGAAGGAAAAGATAATATCGATCTTATTATCAATAATCCCGGATACCAACATGTTTTAGAGCACAGTAAAAGATACTCTTCAAATCCTCTTGCAGAAGATAATTTACGAAATTCTTTGAATGGAAAAGTGGAAGGATTCGATTTTTCTCGCGTGCAGGATAGAAAAGAACAGTATCTTGAAATTGTGGAATTCTTAAAAATTCATGAAACTGAAATTATAAATAACTACGCTAAACTGTGTTTAAAATACCTTCCAGATGATTATAAACAAAAAGCGAAGATCAATTATGTAATAGGGGGGTATAATGGTATTGCTTTTGACGACATAGTATGTATTAACATCGATTTTGAGCAGTTTAGAAATAACTACAAGGAAATAATGCTTTATATTTCACATGAATTGTTTCATATAGGTTTTGAAAAATATCAGTTGTTACCAGATATTTTTCAAGCTAAAACCGTCGGGGACTTAAAGCAAATTGTTCTTTCAATGACAATGAATGAAGGATTGGCTACGCTTTCTCCCTATCATAAACGAATAGAAATATGTGAAATTACAGATGGTGATTACAGAATTTTGTTGGATTTGACAAAATTGCAGAAAAAAATAGAACAATTCAATTCAATTATCAAGTATATGGACGAAATTAAGGATAATAAACTGAACAATGAAATCCTGGGAAACATACTTGGGCAATTTTCTTGTGACAGGCTTTTTTATATTGTCGGTTGTTATTTCGGGTTAATGATTGATGAAAAATACGGCAATGACAAAATAAAGGAACTGGTAAAACAAGGACATGAAAAATATTTTGAAACATATTACAAGGCAATTGAAAATAAATAAAACGCAAAACAGCTCTCTCCCTGCTTACAGGTTTGCGTTTAATAAACAAACCTAAAAAAAGAAATGCTAAAAATCAATGATATAGCCGGTCAAGCCTTAAGAGAATACGAGTTAAAGGATTATAACCTGACATTTATCCGGCACAGCGATAATGCGACATTCAAGGTTGAAGATTTAGGTTTGAAAACATATCTCCTGCGAATTCATGTTCCAATCACCGAAGCCATGGGTTCTCACGGATCCGATCCAATTGCGGTAAACTCTGAACTTTTGTGGCTTGAAGCTTTGAACCGGGATACGGATTTGGTTCTGCAAAAGCCGATCAGGAACAGGGAGAAGGCATTGGTCACGCAAGTTCATGTCGATCAAGTTAGCCTGCCAGTCAACTGCACACTCCTGCATTGGGTAGACGGACAGCCATATTATCGCGATCTGGAATCAGAGCAAACCGCACATCAAATCGGGGAAATTTTGGCAAAGTTACACAATCACGCCAGTCAATGGAAGATCCCGGAAGGTTTCAGGCGCCCCAAAAGAGACATTGAATACTTTGAAAATGTTTTAAAAGATATCCAACCGGCCCTGAAAGAGGGACTGATCGCCGCATCTGATTACTCAGAATTTGAGAAATCTATTTTGTTATTGACCGGATTGATGCGCTCTCAGGAAAAGAATCGGCAAACCCATGGGTTAATTCACGCCGACGCGCACAAAGGCAATATGCTCTGTGACAATGGCAGGATCAGATTAATAGATTTCTCATTCTGTGCGTTCGGGAACTTTATGTTTGACCTGGCGATTTGTTTTTCCGATATGGAAAAGTTTTTGCACAAAACTTTTTTGGAGGGCTATCAGAGCTTGAGGGTTTTACCCCGTGAGCATCAAAGGTTGATTGAGGCGTTCTTTGTCGGGAGTATGGTGGGTACGTTCTCATTTTGGGTGGCTAACCCCGGTGCAAAGGAGAAGCTGGCGGCTAAGTCTGCCCAAATAGCAAGAGATTATGCCGCCAAGTTCAATCGGGGAGAACATTTCTGGTTTTAGAAAAGGATTCGTAAGAATCTGGGGACGATGCGTGACTATATTATTAAAATACATAGAATAATAAGTATACAAACATACGATTATCTCTTTTTATTAGTAATTCTTGTAAAATCACTGCCTGCGCTATTGTAAAAAATCCAAAACTGACTATATATTAGATAAAGAGCCTTTATTTGAGGTCAAATTGAAACGGGGAAAAATTGAATAACTATATAAAGATCGCAATTTTAATAGGATTTATAACCCAAATTTCATGCACTGAGGAAAGAAATATGAATCAAAAATTTTACAACGAACTGACCCCTGAAGAACAAAGGGTCATAATCGAAAAAGGTACGGAAGCTCCGTTCAGCGGGGAATATAACGATTTTTTTGAATCGGGTTATTACCGGTGCAGGAGATGTGATGCGCCGCTTTACAGGTCAGAGGATAAATTCAGATCAGGCTGTGGATGGCCGAGTTTTGACGATGAAATAGAAGGCGCGGTTCTAAGACGGACCGACGCCGACGGAATGAGAACGGAGATTATTTGCGCAAACTGCGGAGCCCATCTGGGTCACGTTTTTTTGGGTGAAAACTTGACAGATAAAAACACGAGACACTGTGTCAATTCAATTTCTCTCGTGTTTGTACCTGACGACTCCCTGTTGAAAAAAGCCTACTTCGCCGGTGGGTGCTTCTGGGGAGTGGAATATCAATTTGAAAAAAAAGACGGAGTTATATCTGTTGTCTCTGGTTATATGGGCGGTTCGAGAGAAAATCCCTCCTACCAAGATGTGTGCGCGGGTAACACAGGTCATCTGGAGTCAGTTGAAGTGACATACGATCCATCCAAGATCAGTTTCGAGGAACTGTCTAAATTATTTTTTGAAATCCACGATCCGACGCAGGTCAATAGGCAGGGACCGGATGTCGGAGAGCAATACAGTTCCGCGGTATTCTACGGCAATGACGAGGAAAAGAATGTCGCACAAAGTTTGATAGACATACTTGAAGAAAAGGGATACAACATTGCAACCAGGTTGCTTCCGGTCCAGGAGTTTTGGAAGGCCGAAGATTATCATCAGGACTACTACCGGAACAACGGCGGACAACCGCACTGTCATAGTTATGTAAAGAGGTTTGATTGATAAGAAAGAACTTATAGTCAAGACCGTTTTTGCTTATGATGTCAAAATGCCGGGAGATTAAGTGGGGTATTATCTTTTAAAAATTGCAATAACGACAATACTTATTGTGATGATTTCTGAGATAACAAAACGAAGCTCCCTGGTCGGAGCCATATTGGCTTCAATTCCGCTGGTTTCCGTGCTTGCAATGCTATGGCTTTATGTTGACACGAAAGACTCAAACAAAATCAGTGCTTTTGCCACTGGGGTATTTTGGCTGGTTTTACCCTCTTTGGCCCTTTTTCTTGTTTTGCCCATTCTATTAAAACATGGAATTAACTTTTACTTAAGCCTCGCTGTTTCAATGGTTTTAACCATTGCTTGTTATTTTTTTATGATCTGGGTCCTGAATTACTTCGGTATCAAATTATAAGCTTGTATAGTTTAGATCCAAAAGGGGCACAGCCCTCATCGAAGAACTACGACTATGAAAGACTTGGGGAAGAGAGCATAAAATTTTTCAAGGGCAAAGAATATCGTCTCTGGTATGATTGTGTTATTGTATGATAAATCAGTTTCTTTTTGATATGTTACAACGGAATAATCTTTATGAACCATGAGATACCAAAAGACGCAAGGCTTGCTTCCCGCGTCATTCTCATCAATCCACAGGGGTCAATACTCTACTTGCGTGCAAAAGAGCCCGCAACAGAAAAAACGTTTTGGGTTATGCCCGGCGGAGGTCTCAAATATGGTGAATCGTTTGAGGATGCGGCACGAAGAGAACTGAAAGAAGAGGCTGGATGCGGTTTTTCGCTGGGTCCATGCGTATGGTTCAGATATCATAAATTTTTATGGAATGGCCGGCCGGCGGCGCAATACGAAAGATTTTTCGTCGCTTACACAGAATCGCCGGCGGTGGTTCCTGAAAAACAGGACAGCTACATTTTTGCACATCGTTGGTGGAAGATTGATGAATTGAAGGCTTCTGAAGAAGTGTTTGCCCCAAGGGCTGTTGCAGACCTTCTCCCCGGGATCTTAAAAGGCGATTACCCCACAGAACCCTTTGACTGCGGAGTATAGGTAAAGTTATAACGGAGTAAAGAAACAAGGGCATCGGCAATGAATTGGTAAAAATAATGATCCATGAGTTAGATCATATAAATTGTGTTGACTTGCCCAGCGATACTGGCGTCCAGCCCTTCAATGAAAAATTCGGCATGTTGAAGTCAAACGGGGAGGATTGCGATTTTCTCTTTAGAAGTTATATTGAAAATGCCATCAGCAAAGGAGGAGGTTTGTTTTGGATACAGTAAAAGAAATATTGAAATCTAATGTGAAACCGAAAGAAAAAATCTCTCTTTTGGCAGATAAAGCGAAAGAGGATAAAAATATTTTGGCTGAAATAGTCGAATATTCTGGTAAATGCACGAACGCAGAAAAGGGAAATTGCATAGAAGTCATGGAGTATGTATCAAAAGACAAACCTGAACTCGTCATTCCCTATTTTAACTTCATCAAAGAAAACATTGATTTTAATGCGCCTAAAGTGAAATGGGAATGCGCAAGAGTAATCGGCAACCTCGCAGCCAAATATCCGGAAAAATCAGCGAAAGCAGTTGAGAAGCTTTTAGTTAACACAGAAGACAAAGGCACAATTGTCAGGTGGAGCGCCGCTTTCGCTTTGACTGAAATTGCCAGATCGAATCCAAAACTTCAAAAAAAGCTTGTTGAAAAATTCAAAGAGATCTTGGAAAAAGAAGCCAACAACGGTGTCAAAAATGTCTATATCAAAGCATTGAAAAGGATAAAAAATCAATAGTCATTTTCAAATATTTTTTTTACGCCATACCGCTGAGTGTTCTGAAGTCGCGGTGGCGGCGATAATCTTTATAAAATGCCTTGATTTGACACCCCTTTTTTACTGATATAAAATGATGAAAATCTCACAGAAGGGGAAATGCAAGAACCTGTCTTTGTGATTAACCATTTCGCAAGTATGTTTATCCAAATAATTTTCCAAAATATTCTCGGCCATAAAAGTTCAAAGATGACTGAAATTTATACTCATATGATAACTCTGTTTATGGACAAGTTATCATTATATTATATATCCAATAATCTGTTTTCTGAGGAGGTTATCAACAACAATGATTGACCCAAAATATCACTAACACCTTGTTATATATGGCCGTTAGCAGTAACCCTCAAACCAACTTGGCAAACAAGAAAGGAATAGAAAATAGAAAAAATGAATACATGTATTGCTTTTGAAAAACTTAACTCAACAGACCCTAAGATAAAATATGGGTTTGCAAAAGAACTGCTCAAAATCGGAGCTGATTCTCCAGAGTTTTTGTATCCTCATTTTAATAAATTGACAGAATTACTCAAAAGTGAAAACAATATTTTCCGGTGGACTG
This region of candidate division WOR-3 bacterium genomic DNA includes:
- a CDS encoding NUDIX domain-containing protein, giving the protein MNHEIPKDARLASRVILINPQGSILYLRAKEPATEKTFWVMPGGGLKYGESFEDAARRELKEEAGCGFSLGPCVWFRYHKFLWNGRPAAQYERFFVAYTESPAVVPEKQDSYIFAHRWWKIDELKASEEVFAPRAVADLLPGILKGDYPTEPFDCGV
- a CDS encoding bifunctional methionine sulfoxide reductase B/A protein, translated to MNQKFYNELTPEEQRVIIEKGTEAPFSGEYNDFFESGYYRCRRCDAPLYRSEDKFRSGCGWPSFDDEIEGAVLRRTDADGMRTEIICANCGAHLGHVFLGENLTDKNTRHCVNSISLVFVPDDSLLKKAYFAGGCFWGVEYQFEKKDGVISVVSGYMGGSRENPSYQDVCAGNTGHLESVEVTYDPSKISFEELSKLFFEIHDPTQVNRQGPDVGEQYSSAVFYGNDEEKNVAQSLIDILEEKGYNIATRLLPVQEFWKAEDYHQDYYRNNGGQPHCHSYVKRFD
- a CDS encoding phosphotransferase translates to MLKINDIAGQALREYELKDYNLTFIRHSDNATFKVEDLGLKTYLLRIHVPITEAMGSHGSDPIAVNSELLWLEALNRDTDLVLQKPIRNREKALVTQVHVDQVSLPVNCTLLHWVDGQPYYRDLESEQTAHQIGEILAKLHNHASQWKIPEGFRRPKRDIEYFENVLKDIQPALKEGLIAASDYSEFEKSILLLTGLMRSQEKNRQTHGLIHADAHKGNMLCDNGRIRLIDFSFCAFGNFMFDLAICFSDMEKFLHKTFLEGYQSLRVLPREHQRLIEAFFVGSMVGTFSFWVANPGAKEKLAAKSAQIARDYAAKFNRGEHFWF
- a CDS encoding DUF3795 domain-containing protein → MNRDFIGRCGAYCGTCLWKEKTGCPGCQLSKGKMFWGECSVAKCSIDKKIEHCGFCQNLPCGSLQEAFDNPEHGDNGERLANLRAWANGEDQYIELGTFPAKKTP
- a CDS encoding DUF3147 family protein, which gives rise to MGYYLLKIAITTILIVMISEITKRSSLVGAILASIPLVSVLAMLWLYVDTKDSNKISAFATGVFWLVLPSLALFLVLPILLKHGINFYLSLAVSMVLTIACYFFMIWVLNYFGIKL
- a CDS encoding HEAT repeat domain-containing protein; amino-acid sequence: MDTVKEILKSNVKPKEKISLLADKAKEDKNILAEIVEYSGKCTNAEKGNCIEVMEYVSKDKPELVIPYFNFIKENIDFNAPKVKWECARVIGNLAAKYPEKSAKAVEKLLVNTEDKGTIVRWSAAFALTEIARSNPKLQKKLVEKFKEILEKEANNGVKNVYIKALKRIKNQ